AAGGCAGCATGTCCTGCCACTTGCATACCggtatattttgtatttttctcaTCTTTTTTGTCACCGCCCTCCGCAACTGAAAATATTCTCTTCTGTATTAGTTGGAAGagttaaaacatatttttttgaataaaaatgtgGATTAGTGGCTGTCAATGTTGCAAGGATGCGGTTAAGATCTCTATTccttacaatttaaaagttcATTTTTCTTATACCTCTAAAAAAGTCTTAAACTAGACTCTTTcccataaaaatttgaaaagtagtatttaaacttaattgtaaaatGATCTTACATGAAGGTCCTGCCGTGCCGGCCTGCTTAGCAAGAATTAAACCTTGTGGAACCTCGCACCTTTGATTGATTCTCCAAAACTGTGGGAAGATAATATGTTAAACGGCTTGATTGGCATTGTAGTCTATAATCACCTTAAGGTATCGCGCTGGGTAATACAAGCTGTTGCGGGTCTCGAGATTATCGCAGGCTGCCGAGTTTGCAGTATAGGAAACATCGTGCCTGGTCAGAGCTATTTTTATCCAGAATATCACTTCAACGGCGAATGCGACGGCCGAAATCGCTATTATGGGGACAGCCTATGGAATTGAACACAAAAGATAGTCTTGCCTAGGATTTAAACGATTTAAATATCCTTGCAGACAACTATATTAAGCCGTAATCGCAAAAACCGAATGCGACCAATTCGAAATTTGTCCCCTGCGTATCCGCTTACTTTCAAtagatatgtacatattttcaAGCCCTAACCGATAtatgttttgttaaatttcttgttttataaaatatttaaaatttaatattttcataacacaaaatgatttaaaaatatgtatgtaattgcttttcgcatttttgCGGTTAGGGCTTGATATAGTAGTCTggagaaaatatatatttctaacAGGCAAAAGAAACTCAATTTAAACACTGACAAATAATCCTATTATTGAGTTAATAGAATCACCTTTCTATCGTAAATCATTACGTTTCATTGTATCATCACTTCTCAAGTGGAGTTTCCTCCTTCCTTCGTTCTTAACATCAGTTTGCACTCTCATATTTGTTGCCACCTGTTCTTCTCACTCTCCCACGCACTCTCTTTTCGGGAATTTGTATAGACGTAcgcaaagaaaattataaaggGGTTTGATTAAAAGAGCAATCGCGGGTATAATCGAACTAATGaacattaattaatattaaatttacttaattaggtaaattaaagtaaacttACATATGTAGtttaaattcttattaaaCTTCTCTGGAACTTTGCTTAGATaactaaaatcaaacaaaatgatttttaatgaaaaatttggGGCCGAAGGCTGGTTTTTAATAGCTAGAATAGCTTTTTGTTGCTTGGCCACTATTGACTGTTTTGTTGcgtttgattttattgtaaCTCTTTCTTTTAAAGTATACATTTGGCACAACCAAGTCGCGAAGTGGAATACCTTTTTTAACTCTGGGTTTTCCCTTATTATATCGGTTACCACTAGTCGATAGTTTTGCAGAGTTACCGCCAGCTGTTATCGGCTGGCTGCTCGGCAACCCTCTCCCCGTGACAGCTCTCTTTTGAATTCCCTTGCGCACGCTGCTTCCGAATCCTGACGTCGTCAGCGAAAACGAAATGCCAACAACACTTCCAATTCAATTTTCAAACTGCGCAGTCGCAACCGAGAGAGCGAACTGAAGTACAAAACAGGATAAAATTCAGTGTCGTGTTGTTAGAACATTTCCGTAATCGTTTTGGGCATTTATTTATGGCTTTGGCCCTCAGCATTAATTCGCGAGCTTGTTGAAcaactgaaaaaaaacactattCATTGCCATTGGCAACAGCACAAAGTAAAGCCGAAAAGAGGAAGCGTAGTCAAAGcaagtggcaaaaaaaaaacaacaaagccaAAAGGCAGTCTGAAAAAACCAAGGAAGAAACAAAGtctatacttttttttgggaaacCTTACAACTGGTGAAATACAGGATTTTCTAGGAAAAAAACTTAGAAGAGAAAATCAAGTGCGAAATA
This genomic window from Drosophila gunungcola strain Sukarami chromosome 3R, Dgunungcola_SK_2, whole genome shotgun sequence contains:
- the LOC128259101 gene encoding uncharacterized protein LOC128259101 isoform X6, which codes for MIYDRKAVPIIAISAVAFAVEVIFWIKIALTRHDVSYTANSAACDNLETRNSLYYPARYLKFWRINQRCEVPQGLILAKQAGTAGPSFAEGGDKKDEKNTKYTGMQVAGHAALTAAALGLASAANI
- the LOC128259101 gene encoding uncharacterized protein LOC128259101 isoform X1 gives rise to the protein MALRLTTLAFRKRASLLLVPKLRPPAPKRTLLLRKNLVPFIDDDPCVFSKKAIMHHWGAVPIIAISAVAFAVEVIFWIKIALTRHDVSYTANSAACDNLETRNSLYYPARYLKFWRINQRCEVPQGLILAKQAGTAGPSFAEGGDKKDEKNTKYTGMQVAGHAALTAAALGLASAANI
- the LOC128259101 gene encoding uncharacterized protein LOC128259101 isoform X5 — translated: MALRLTTLAFRKRASLLLVPKLRPPAPKRTLLLRKNLVPFIDDDPCVFSKKAIMHHWGAVPIIAISAVAFAVEVIFWIKIALTRHDVSYTANSAACDNLETRNSLYYPARYLKFWRINQRCEVPQGLILAKQAGTAGPS